Below is a window of Desmonostoc muscorum LEGE 12446 DNA.
TCGGGAGGGCGATTATAGATTGACATTGGCATACCACCCAAACCGATCGCACTCACAAAGATACCAGTTTTTCCTAGCTGTTTGGTTTCCATGCTTTTAGTCATAGCTTCCTGACCCAATTATGAAGCACCTAGTCAAAAATTTTTTAGCGATCGCCCTAAGTTCCCTACTTTTAAGTCTTTTGCCTGATTAATACAACCCCCTCAGCTACAAATACCTATTTTGCCAGTTTGTGTATTTCAGCTATGTTTGGTAAATAAAATAAGTAGCCTACATAATTGGCTGTTATTCCACACTTGACATAAAGCATTGTGAGTGCCAAACGTCTGCCAGAAACCATTGCCCATGTCAAAATTACCCGCCAATCCTGGCAACACGGCTTCCTTGAGGGTGAAGTGAGTGCAGGTGAGTTTGAGTGGCATTTCCAGTGGCATTTTCGCAGGGGAGAACTTGCCGTCAAGCCCTCCCAAGGTCGCGCCTTAATTAAAGAACCCCTCGGTCGATTTTTGGAGAAACAAGATTATCAACTAGAGCCTGGAGGAGACTATGCTTTTACTATTCGGGCGGAACTCTAGGAGTTATGAGTTATGAGTTATGAGTTATGAGTTATGAGTTGTGAAGATATTAATTCCTAACTCTTCACTCCTCACTCCTCACTGTTGATTCAGTGAGGCGATTTAAGTATCTTTCGATTAACAGAATGGCAACAATGTCATCTATCGGTCTTGGAGGCTGTCGCATACCCTTTGGCAATAGTTTTATGAAGCCTTTGGGTGGATACATTTGCCAATAGCGATCGCGTGCTTCTAGGGTTGTGTAGCGCTCATCTACTAAAATGATATTTAGCGGTTCTGATAATTGTTGATATAGTTGCTGTTTCCACTGTTTGGCTGTTGTTTGGTTGCCCATCACCATTAAGGAGACAGGAAACCTTTGCCGCAGTGTCTCAATGGTAGCGATCGCCTCTTTTGCCAGCACGACTTCATGATAATATAGTTGCCGATCCAGTCCCATCACTGCTAAACCACACTTATCTCGACCTGGATCGAAGCCCAAAATCACTGGCTGTGTCGGTGAAAATTCCCGGAAAGTCATAAGTAGTTAAAAATAAGAATTCAGAATTGGTGAATTCAGGAATCAGAATCAATTCGTGGCGAGTCTGTCTTGGAAAGTTGTGATGCCTACGGCAAACTGCCCTCCCAGCGTCTACGGCGTCAGCCGCCGAGTTGTGACTTTCCGCGCTCATCTCCCACTAATTGTATTCTGACTTCTAACTTCTGAATTCTGACTCCTGAATTCTGACTTCTGAATTCTGACTTCTGACTTCTGACTTCTGACTCCTTTTTTAAGTGCTAAAAATAATTTGTCCGTTGACTATTGCTACTAGCTTCACCCTCAACGGGCCAGCTGTATAAGTGTCCTCTGCGGCGATCGCTTTAATTTCCAATGCCCTATTGTACTGCCTTAGTTGGGTGACAAAACGCAGAAAAGTGCCATCTACTTGGACATTTTCAACAATTCCAGCATTACGGGCACGAAATTGGGAAGCAGAAATGAGTAGTTCTAATCGCTGCTGCAACTGATAGGATGTCATGGTTTTGGGGTCAGCAGTAGTTGTGGCTAACTGGGCGCCTCCAGAAAAAACCAGTTCATTGCGGGCTATGTCGGTAAAAAATTCTATTTGCTTTTCTCCCCTGACATAATTACCCGCTGAGAAAATTCGCACAACATATTCTCGACCATCCCCAATTTGCTTGCTCAGTTGCTCAACCCTTTCTTGAGTCACGCGCACAAGCTCTACATTTGCAGAATTTGCACCAGGCTCGCTTAATTCTAGGTTGGCGTTACGATTGGCTTGTTGTAAAAGTTGTACCACCGCCTGACGAGCCGCAGGAGGTTGGGTAACACGAATTACAGCAGCGGCGAGAACTTGACCGCGAAATAAGGCTAGTTTTCCTAGACGCAGGTCTTGGTAGGACTGATAATATTTTTCCAGCCTTGCAACTTCCTGTTCTAGCTGCTCCTGTTGTGCTTCCAATTCTTTGAGGCGAGATTCTCGTTTAGCAATCACTTGCTCTCTAGCCGTAATTTCTAAATTACGGTCTTGAATCAATTGATCGAGTTGGGCAATTTTGCGATCGCGTGCTTCTATCCCTTGTTGGCGGTTGGCAAGTTCGCGATCGCGTTTTTCGATAGCTGTTTTGGCTTCGTCAATGGCTTTTTTCGCCTCAGCATATAGTCGTTGACGTTCTGTTTTTAGTAGTTCAACTGCTGCCTGTAGTTCTTTTCTCTGGTTGTAGACGCTTTGCAGTTCAGCTATGGCTTTTTGGTACTGACTGACAACTCGATCTAGTTGCCCTTGAGTGCGTTGAAGTTGAGTCTGGGTTTGGGCTTGCTGCTGAATGGTGCGGTTGAGTTGGGCTTGGGTTTCCCTTTGCTTGGCATTCGCCGCCTGCAAGGACTGATTAATTGCTTGTAAGTCTTGTTGTGCCTTTGTTTGGGCAATTCTTGCTTGATTTAGCTCAGTCTCTACCTGACTTTTCTGGGTTTCTGCGACTTTTAGCTGTTCCCGCTTTTGCCTGAGGTCTGTTTGAATATCTTCTAACTCAAAGACTCCCTGCCGCAATTTATCATCGGCAGCGAATAAAATCCCTAAGGTTGATGCTGAAATCAAACCACCAGTAAAAATAGTTACTACTACAGCGGTATTTTTCGGACGGAGGTTAAAAAGTGAGAGGCGGGCTTTGCCAACTCGTGTGCCGATGCGATCGCCCACGGTTGCAATTACGCCTCCCAAAATTAAAATTGCTGCGATGAGGATGTATCCGGTGGTCATGTTTAGCTACCGAAATCCTTCCAGATACAGCCTACTACTTTTAGCCATTGTCTGTGGAGGAGTGGAGGTTGGCAATAGCTGAAATTACTCAATTTTAGATTTTCCTTTAGCTATTAGTGCGATCTTGAAAAACACAACAGGTGCCGACTCCGCTAACTCCAATTGTTTTTATGTGAACTGGCGACTTAAAGTAACGGGTTTATGCACAGTAATCTTCTTCTTGTGGATAGAAATCATCTTTTTTTCACGCAAATCCCCTAGTAGCCTAGTAACTGTAACACGAGTCGAACCAATTGCTTCAGCGATCGCTTGATGAGACAATTTCAAATCAATTGTGATCCCATCAGCACAGGGAACTCCAAAATCACGACAAAGAATTAATAGAAAACTCACCAACCTAGAACCCATATCTCGGTGAGCAAGAGTTTCAATCATCATCTCTGTCTGTAAAATTCGCGAAGACAGACCCCGCAGCATTAACATTGATAATTCTGGATTTTCCTTGAGTGCTTGCTCGACTTGTTCAATTGGTGCTGACAGTAATTCCACAGGGGTAAATGCAACCGCATGGTAAAACCTATCCGATTTATTTCCTGTCAGCAATGACAATACACCAAAAACACTATTTTCCCGCAATAGCGCTACCGTTATTTCCTCTCCTGCCTCGTACACCCTGGAAAGTTTAACAGCACCTTTTAAAAGAAAATAAACTCGTTCGGCAGGATCGCCAGGAAAAAAGATCGTTTTATTGCGTTCAAACGTTTCCACAACTGGCGGAAACGCCCCGGTCGCCATCTGACGAAAAACATTTGCTAGGGCTTTATCTTGTGCCACGATCATCTCCCTTCCCCTACCCAATGCCGGAAAAACAAAAACTAATTACCTAAGAATACACCCGAAAATTCAATAAAGCACCGTCAACCTTTCTGTACTTTCCTATACTCCAACTAATTGCTTCCTAAGTCTTTGTTTATAATGATACATAATTGTTGATCTATTCAGCTATAAATTGTTGATAAACTGTTCCAAGTAGATGTATTAATAAAGGTTTTTTGAAGAACAAATAAAGATAAATTGAGAATATCTTTAGAAAGAATCAAGAATTTTCTGACATCAAACCCCCTCACCAATATTCATTTTTGCAAATCCTGTGTAAAACAAAGACAAAACGTGCCTCAGATTCTAGTATGCTCCTAATCATCGATCGCATTAACAATTTCTATGCTGAATCTGACCGGAAAAAATGCTTTGGTTACAGGTATTGCCAATAATCGCTCCATCGCCTGGGGCATTGCCCAACAACTACACAAAGCAGGAGCTAATCTGGGAATTACGTATCTGCCGGATGAACGCGGCAAAATGGAGACAAAAGTTGCCGAATTAGTCCAACCCCTCAACCCCAGCTTATTTCTTCCCTGCAATGTCCAAAACGACGAACAAATTCAATCTACCTTTGAAACAGTACGCGAGAAGTGGGGAAAGCTAGACATCCTAATTCATTGTCTTGCCTTTGCCAACAAAGAGGATTTGACCGGAGATTTTAGCCAAACCTCTCGTTCTGGCTTCAAAACTGCTTTAGAGATTAGTACCTATTCGCTGGTGCAATTAAGTGGTGCAGCTAAACCCTTGATGACAGAGGGAGGTAGTATCGTCACCCTGACATATTTAGGCGGTGTCAAGGCAATCCCTAACTATAACGTTATGGGAGTTGCCAAAGCGGGATTAGAAATGAGTGTCCGTTACCTGGCTGCTGAACTAGGACCGCAAAATATCCGCGTCAATGCCATATCCGCAGGTCCCATCCGCACTTTGGCATCTTCAGCGGTGGGCGGAATATTGGATATGATTCATCATGTAGAGCAAGTAGCTCCCCTACGACGCACAGTCACTCAGCTGGAAGTGGGCAACACTGCGGCTTTTTTATGTAGTGATTTGTCCAGCGGCATCACCGGACAAGTTCTGTATGTAGATGCAGGATATGAAATTATGGGAATGTAGTTAGGGACTGGGGATTGGGTACTGGGTATTGGGAAAAATTCAGTCCTTAATCCCCAGTCCCCAGTCCCTATTCTCCATTCCCCATTCCCCATTCCCCATTCCTATGCAAATCACCAAAGTTAATTCAAACCACGATCAGTTAACTAAAACCCCTCGGATTGCCACCGTTCATCGCACCACGGGGGAAACTGATGTCCAAGTCACCATCAATCTTGATGGAACAGGAAAATGCACAGCAGCAACAGGCATTCCGTTTTTGGATCACATGTTGCATCAAATAGCCTCCCACGGATTGATTGATTTAGATATCCAAGCTAAGGGAGACTGGGAAATTGATGACCACCATACCAACGAAGATGTAGGCATTACCTTAGGGCAAGCTTTAAACCAAGCGCTAGGGGACAAGAAAGGTATTGCCCGCTTTGGTAATTTCCTTGCACCATTGGACGAAGCTTTAGTTCAGGTAGTGCTAGACTTTTCCGGACGCCCTCACCTCAGCTACGGTTTACAAATTCCTACCCAGCGCGTAGGAACTTATGACACCCAGTTGGTGCGCGAATTCTTTGTGGCATTGGTGAACCATAGCCAAATGACACTGCACATTCGACAACTGGATGGTATTAACTCCCATCACATTATTGAAGCGACATTTAAGGCGTTTGCGAGGGCAACGCGCTTAGCAGTGGAAATAGACCCTCGTCGTGCTGGCGTGATTCCCAGTTCCAAAGGCGTTCTGTGAAAGGAGGTCAAATGGGGCATGGGGGATGGGGGAACAAGGGGAAAGACTTGTTGCAAGTTGTCTCTTGTCCCTTTGTCTCCCTCATCCCCCTCATCCCCCTCATCCCCCCACTTCCCATTTTGCGATAACAATCCCACTAAATGGTGATTATTATCAGCCTGTTGGGTAACTTGTAATTAATAACAAGCTGCTAATTGATGATTGAACCGAGATGAAGTCTGTTGCAGATGACCCTGATTCTCAACTGAATATGACAAACACTTTGCCAGTAGTCGTAACTTCTGAGTTGCGAAAAGCTTATCGTACTGGTTTTTGGCTAAATCAAAAAGTCGTATCTCTTAAAAGCTGTTCTTTAAAAGTTTATCAAGGCGAAACCTTTGGCTTGCTAGGACCAAACGGTGCTGGTAAAACTACCCTTTTAAAACTATTGCTGGGGATAATTTGTCCAACTGGTGGACAGGGATTATTGTTGGGTAAGCCACTTGGCGATCGCAATGTTAAGCAATACGTGGGCTACTTACCTGAAAATCCTTATTTGTATGACTATCTCACCGGCTGGGAGTTTTTGCAGTTAGCAGCTGGGCTATTCCAAATTCCTGAGGATGTGCAACGCCGACGCATTCCTCAACTGCTGGAATTAGTAGGTTTATCCCAAGCTGATGCCCGCAAAAAGCTGCTGCGCCGGTACTCCAAAGGAATGTTACAGCGTGTTGGCATGGCACAGGCGCTAATTAACGAGCCAGAATTGGTTTTTCTGGATGAACCGATGTCTGGTCTCGATCCTCTGGGACGCTACCAAATGCGGGAAATTATTCTGGCTCTAAAAGCCGCTGGCAAGACGATTTTTTTCAACAGCCACATTCTCAGTGAAGTGGAACAGATTTGCGATCGCATTGCCATCCTCGCTCAAGGTGAATTAATTTGCTCTGGTTCCCTAAATGAACTTTTAGGTGTAAACAACACATATCACGTTAAAGGTCAAGGTGGTGACTGGGAAATTCTCAAAAAATGGATACCTGCTCTGATATTTGAGCCTGATGGTTCCTGGCAAGGTACACTACAGGATGATTACTATGATTTTCTCGCTAGTGTTCGTCTGATGGAGGGTAAAATTATTGCCATGAACTTGTCCCGTAAGTCCCTAGAAGAGTTTTTTATTCAACAAATCCAAACAAAAAATAACTCCCTTAATTAATCTGATTGCCAAATGATTCTCTGTGTGAAAACTGAATAGCGCCCATCCTACTTTTGACAATTTCAATCACAGCTTAAGTGTTATGAAATTGTCTTAAGTGTGAAAATTCTACCAGTAGTTGCCTCATTGGAGAAAAGATAATTTATTATATAAAGTACGTTGATTTACTTAAGTCTTATATTTTTTGATAATTGTCGTATTCAAACAGGATTAACTTTAAATTAACTTCACTAAAAATTCAAATTCAATAAACAAATTTTCTCCGGAAAACCACACTTTTCAGGGAAAATAAGATTGTTGGGGAACTTGAATACTTAGGTATAGTCAAAGATAAAAATGTTTAGACAGTACTTTATTAATCGTAATTTGAGAATCTCAGGGAAATATGCTTAACACAAGTTTGTTTAAATTCCTTACTCAACCAGTTGTGGGTACGGCGCTGTTAATAGCAGCATTTTCAGCTTATCTCCCTTCTGTCATGGCTCAGTCATCAACGGATCAAAGGTGCTTATCACAAGCCTTACGCAACACTACACAACAAAATGAAAGTGATACTTCAACTTACACTTTAGGAGGCGGCGATCGCATACGTGTAAATGTATTTGAAGTTCCAGAATATACAGGTGAATACCAAGTTCCCCCAGGAGGAGCAATCAACTTACCTTTAATTGGCAGTGTACGCGTTCAAGGTCTAACAACCGAGCAGGCTGCTGATTTAATTGCCTGTAAATACTCTACCTATCTCAAGCGTCCCCTGATCTCAGTTAATTTATTATCGCCTCGTCCCATCAATATTTTTGTTGCTGGAGAGGTAACACGTCCAGGAGCTTATACTCTCAGCTTGAGTGGAGGCGCAGGAGACAATCCAGGGGTACAATACCCCACTGTGTTAGCGGCATTGACAACAGCCCAAGGGGTGACACTGGCTGCCGATGTGACTCAAGTTCAATTACGTCGTAAAGTACGTTCTTCAGAGCGAGTTGTCACCCTTAACTTGAAGCAACTCATCCAAACAGGCACATTACCAGAGGATATTACCTTGCGGGATGGAGACACCATAGTTGTGCCAACTGCAACAGACTTTAACGTAGCAGAATCCCGCAATATATTTGCAGCTAACTTTGCCGCCAGTCAAACCACACCCCGTACAGTAACAATTATTGGTGAAGTTAACCGTCCTGGTTCGTATCTTGTCACCCCAGGTAGCATAAACGATCAGGGAGGCGGAACCGCTAACAGTGGTACTGCTACTCCCACTGGTCTACCAAATGTAACACGGGTAATTCAACTAGCCGGTGG
It encodes the following:
- the hisB gene encoding imidazoleglycerol-phosphate dehydratase HisB codes for the protein MQITKVNSNHDQLTKTPRIATVHRTTGETDVQVTINLDGTGKCTAATGIPFLDHMLHQIASHGLIDLDIQAKGDWEIDDHHTNEDVGITLGQALNQALGDKKGIARFGNFLAPLDEALVQVVLDFSGRPHLSYGLQIPTQRVGTYDTQLVREFFVALVNHSQMTLHIRQLDGINSHHIIEATFKAFARATRLAVEIDPRRAGVIPSSKGVL
- a CDS encoding DUF3146 family protein, which translates into the protein MSAKRLPETIAHVKITRQSWQHGFLEGEVSAGEFEWHFQWHFRRGELAVKPSQGRALIKEPLGRFLEKQDYQLEPGGDYAFTIRAEL
- a CDS encoding DUF3084 domain-containing protein, with amino-acid sequence MTTGYILIAAILILGGVIATVGDRIGTRVGKARLSLFNLRPKNTAVVVTIFTGGLISASTLGILFAADDKLRQGVFELEDIQTDLRQKREQLKVAETQKSQVETELNQARIAQTKAQQDLQAINQSLQAANAKQRETQAQLNRTIQQQAQTQTQLQRTQGQLDRVVSQYQKAIAELQSVYNQRKELQAAVELLKTERQRLYAEAKKAIDEAKTAIEKRDRELANRQQGIEARDRKIAQLDQLIQDRNLEITAREQVIAKRESRLKELEAQQEQLEQEVARLEKYYQSYQDLRLGKLALFRGQVLAAAVIRVTQPPAARQAVVQLLQQANRNANLELSEPGANSANVELVRVTQERVEQLSKQIGDGREYVVRIFSAGNYVRGEKQIEFFTDIARNELVFSGGAQLATTTADPKTMTSYQLQQRLELLISASQFRARNAGIVENVQVDGTFLRFVTQLRQYNRALEIKAIAAEDTYTAGPLRVKLVAIVNGQIIFST
- a CDS encoding pre-16S rRNA-processing nuclease YqgF — protein: MTFREFSPTQPVILGFDPGRDKCGLAVMGLDRQLYYHEVVLAKEAIATIETLRQRFPVSLMVMGNQTTAKQWKQQLYQQLSEPLNIILVDERYTTLEARDRYWQMYPPKGFIKLLPKGMRQPPRPIDDIVAILLIERYLNRLTESTVRSEE
- the fabI gene encoding enoyl-ACP reductase FabI, with translation MLNLTGKNALVTGIANNRSIAWGIAQQLHKAGANLGITYLPDERGKMETKVAELVQPLNPSLFLPCNVQNDEQIQSTFETVREKWGKLDILIHCLAFANKEDLTGDFSQTSRSGFKTALEISTYSLVQLSGAAKPLMTEGGSIVTLTYLGGVKAIPNYNVMGVAKAGLEMSVRYLAAELGPQNIRVNAISAGPIRTLASSAVGGILDMIHHVEQVAPLRRTVTQLEVGNTAAFLCSDLSSGITGQVLYVDAGYEIMGM
- a CDS encoding polysaccharide biosynthesis/export family protein, translating into MLNTSLFKFLTQPVVGTALLIAAFSAYLPSVMAQSSTDQRCLSQALRNTTQQNESDTSTYTLGGGDRIRVNVFEVPEYTGEYQVPPGGAINLPLIGSVRVQGLTTEQAADLIACKYSTYLKRPLISVNLLSPRPINIFVAGEVTRPGAYTLSLSGGAGDNPGVQYPTVLAALTTAQGVTLAADVTQVQLRRKVRSSERVVTLNLKQLIQTGTLPEDITLRDGDTIVVPTATDFNVAESRNIFAANFAASQTTPRTVTIIGEVNRPGSYLVTPGSINDQGGGTANSGTATPTGLPNVTRVIQLAGGITAQADIRNLRLRRLTRSGSEQAIDINLWQLLQSGDANQDIIVQDGDTIVIPTATEINPAEATQLATTTLSPARIQVGVVGEVKRPGLTDVQPNSSLNQAILAAGGFNDARASSSAVDLIRLNPNGSVTKRVVKIDFSAGINEQTNPILRNNDVVVVGRSGIAKFGDTTSTVTGPLGVIFSILNLFGL
- the ntcA gene encoding global nitrogen regulator NtcA, translated to MIVAQDKALANVFRQMATGAFPPVVETFERNKTIFFPGDPAERVYFLLKGAVKLSRVYEAGEEITVALLRENSVFGVLSLLTGNKSDRFYHAVAFTPVELLSAPIEQVEQALKENPELSMLMLRGLSSRILQTEMMIETLAHRDMGSRLVSFLLILCRDFGVPCADGITIDLKLSHQAIAEAIGSTRVTVTRLLGDLREKKMISIHKKKITVHKPVTLSRQFT
- a CDS encoding ABC transporter ATP-binding protein, translating into MKSVADDPDSQLNMTNTLPVVVTSELRKAYRTGFWLNQKVVSLKSCSLKVYQGETFGLLGPNGAGKTTLLKLLLGIICPTGGQGLLLGKPLGDRNVKQYVGYLPENPYLYDYLTGWEFLQLAAGLFQIPEDVQRRRIPQLLELVGLSQADARKKLLRRYSKGMLQRVGMAQALINEPELVFLDEPMSGLDPLGRYQMREIILALKAAGKTIFFNSHILSEVEQICDRIAILAQGELICSGSLNELLGVNNTYHVKGQGGDWEILKKWIPALIFEPDGSWQGTLQDDYYDFLASVRLMEGKIIAMNLSRKSLEEFFIQQIQTKNNSLN